A window of Aythya fuligula isolate bAytFul2 chromosome 12, bAytFul2.pri, whole genome shotgun sequence genomic DNA:
GGTTTCCAGCATCTTCCTTTCATTGTACgtactaaaatatttgttcctttGCCCAAACCATTTTGCATTCATGCTGCAACCAGTCTGAGATTTCTTGACAAGCCAGTTATTTCTGGTAATGGGTTTCATATGAAATTTTTGCATGAAGAACTCCACCGCACAATCTCTTAACTTGTCCAGTTTTGtctgctctgcttcttccaTGCGCTCAAAGAGCTGGATGTTCTCACAGATGGTCTCTACCTGGTGCTTGTGGAAGAACATGCAACATTCCtcatgtattttaagaaaagattctGGTATCACGTGCTGGGGAAAAAGAGCTTTGTTGACCATTTCTGTTCCAAAGTTCTGTATCATCTTAGAAAGCAGCAGATGAACGCTCTCTCTGCCCATGTAACGAAGACAAACCACGTAGGCCTCTGAGTTCCCAGCTTTGCTGGTGGCTGGCTTAAAGACGTGGACCTCCTCGAAACAGCAGTTCAGCAGAAAGAGCAGATTGGTAGAACAGTGCTCAAAGAGGGTGAACATCTTCAAAACAAAGGATCCCCCAGCGCCCAGGATCATTAAAGCAGTGACTGCCTCACAGTAAAGGAGGGGTGAGACGAGAGCTTCCTGTTCACCTGGGTTTCCTTGGCAATCAAAGCTGCCATCAGCAGTTACCAAGTGAACTGTGCTCATATGACTCACAAAGTTCTGAAGTCCTGTCAGATGCTTCAAGGTCATCACATCACCGGTGTTATCTGGGCCAAAGTGCCACCAGGGCAACGTATTTGCTATAAGACGGTCATCCATAATCATCGTGAGGGTGTCATTTGCTTCGTGATATGGGTTCAGAGTGTTAGCTACCCAATTCCAGTCACAACGGATATGGTGGGACTTCAAGTAGTGATTGAGGCTGGCTATAAACGCTCCAGGTGCTTCACAGAGGTGAACAGAATTCAGTTCTCCCTCTTGAAGAGCttctggaggaagaagaggaaaagtgcACAGGATCTCGTGAAACTTGCACCAGGCCTGGGTACACAGCTCGGCATTCACGGACTTCTTCAcatgagaaattattttgccTGCTTTATTGGTAAGTGAGGTGTGCTGATGCCACTCATCAAGGTTCTTATCACTCAGCTGATTCTTCACTTCATTCATTGAGTACTTCAGAGCAAGGAGTGAGTTGAATTCTTTGTGATCACATGTAAAGGCATCACTGGGATCTGGTAGCTGCCATTCCTTATTCGGTGGCTTCGTATAAGAAAACTTCTTGGCAAAGAGCTTCTCAACTTCAGAAAGAATTTCAGGACTGAATTTTTCAAGATTTGCAGTCTGTTCAAAGTAGGGCTTCTTACATTTGTTCATTCTTGGACTGACTCACAACCTGGTTGtgacaggagagaaaaatgtcatttcaatCACAAGCATATACAAgcaggtttcttttttaaaggatattCTTCTTGCTTAACCTCtgtattacagaaagaaaaaaaatcttcacagaaCCATCCAtcactgagaaaaatgaaataaatgaggGCTATGTTGAAAAAGGGCTATTTGGAAATCAGGAAGGTCACAGGTTCAATTACCTGTTATGCTGCTCACAGGAAGCAAAgaagtgctggctgctgctttggctCTTCATGCTCTCAATACTCACTATATGCATCTAAACACTTAAATACAAGTATCTCAGGCACAACACAGAACATGCCAGAACCTATACAAATTAACCAAGTGGGCCACAGTTCTTTTCACACAATTACAGCAGTATTTATACAAGTGTTCAAAGAACATGGAGTTCAGGTGCACAAGCAATGGCAGCTCAGAAAGGGAGCACAGttgttccttccttccctgcaaaCCCACCACAGCTAACACTCATTCCAGTTCCAGCAAGCGAGATGTTGGCAGAGCTCCTCACAAGCACCCCAATGACGAGGGGGTCTCCAGCTAAGGGGCTGTTTGAGGTTTAACACCAGCCTGAAATCAAAACCCATTTTCTGTGCACAGCGTTACGACTGACACTTTGGCCAGGCCTCTTCAAATCCTTACACCTTGCTTTCCTTGCTGGAGAAGGGGTGACAAATCAGAAGCGAGAAAAGGTTTTCTTGCATCTGTGGCCAACACTTAACTCGTGCTTCATGTTCAAGAGCAGAATAGTGCAAAGTTGTGCTCTGAATGGATCAAGACAAACAGAGCATACTCGCACAAAGCTGGCACATCTTCTGCCATCTGCTCCAGTACACAGCACAAAGCGCAAGAGTGGTTAGGTCCACTAACAGCCTCaaaaaagtaaatcagaaaTATACTCAACAACCAAGACTTCTTCATTTAAGCAACACTATTTAATCAAAATTACCACAGGAGACAGGAAATCCCTCAGCACATCATTTTAACCATCCCCAAATCCACTTCATTACCTCAGAAGCACAGTACAACAAAATAGCATTGTAAAGCATTACAAAACAgtttactgagaaaaaatattagattAAAACTGAAAGGGCTGAGAAATTGAGGAGGTAAAGAGGACAAAGAATGGCCTAAAcccactttttcccttttcacccAAGCACCACTTCAGGCCACCCCTGCCCCACTGCCACAGCTCCCTCCCTCACCACGTGCTGAGCCTTGTGAAGTTTGCACTCTCGTTTCCCTAGCTCAGCCGCCTTTCGGTGTGTAAACACACTTAGTTTCAGTTTCATTCATGAAGGCTAGGTTGAAGCTGAAATACGTATTTTATCACAACACACGCTGGGGACAAGCAATAAAACGATGGCTTTACAGCCCTCGGTATGGGAAAGCTCTGCATCCTACGCTAGCTTTACATCATTTTCACGGAGAACGGTGGGCACAGCCTTTTAGGTAAGGCCCAGGACAGCAAAACCCAAAGCTCAGCAATGCCCCAGGTCACCATTACGGTAGCCACAGCCTCAGCTCCATCCTGCTGCAGATCCCAGCACTCCCCCAGCACCCAGTCACCCACACCCCTCGCTGcaccccttctcctcctccatcaCCCGGGGAAGCGGCGAAAtggcctccccctcccctcccttcccttcccatcccattcccatccccaCCCGCCCCCCGCTCTGCTCCGCTCCGCGGCCCGGccgcctccccccagccccggcctctcgccggggccgctccccgccgAGGCCGCTCCCCGCGGGGGCCGCTCGCTACGCGAGGGCCGCGGCTTCACCGGGGCCTAGCGCCGGCCCCGCTCCTTACCCCGGCGGCGCTGCGGGAGCCCAGGCCCTCGCCCCGCCCcgctgccttcctccctcctcctcctcctcctcctctcaggAGGGGGACGAGCAGCGAGGCCGGGGGGGGACCCGTTCGTATGACCCCCGTAGCGCCCGTGGTGGTAGCGGGGACGGGGAGGTGCTGCAAGGCtgcggtggcagggaggggaaagcagGGTTTTCACCAGCAAGCCCCACTCACCCCCCAGCTGGTTTGTTTCTGCAGGggaagaggcagggagcagcctccCAGCAGTAACACGGCCTGGAAGAATGTCTCATGGCAGGAGGAAGTAGTGAGACTTTATTTAAGTTAATGTAGGTCATAAATACTCACCACCTGATCGTACTTACAGGTCACTCGGCAAAAAAAACAAGGATGAAAGCTCCGAAGCAGCCCCATTTGAGAAGGGTCAGAGCTCTCCCTGCATCTAaggctggctctgcagagctggaagctgctggCAGGCTGGAGTCAGAGCAAGGCACcatcagctcccagccctggggacacagTGTGTCACCACATGGTCTCCAGTGGGACCTCCATCTCCAGTACCTACAGTGATGCTcaaaagtttgaaaacaaagctttggCTGCAACACATAGGCACTCATTAGGCTTAAGAAAACTCTTGCTGCTTCCTCTTGTCTGTGATAACCCGCATTGCTGCCCTTTCCAAAGGCTTAGGAGACTTGTCACCCGAACGTGGGTTAGCACAAGGCAATACAAGAAACAAGAGCCCTGAAACACTAACAGCAACAACAAGCAGATTTGGTAATTATCTACCCATTGCAGCATCCCTGGAAACATGCACACGCTTAGTATACTGACACCAGATCAGCAAGTGCAAGCAAAAAGGTCAAAGCAGGCTAGAAAGCTACCACCACAGCAGAAAGTGCAAGCTGCTCTTCGTATTTTAAACATTGTTGGGATTTTACTACCCACAGGTTAGGAAATGAGATGCTCACCATCTTGTTTGGGAGCAAGCAGCCAACAGTGGAGCATGAGTTAGCAGAAATTCTTTTCACTTTGTTGCCAGGTTTGCTGCTATTAACTTGTACACTCACATATTTCTCATTGATAAAGTGGGATCCAGCCCAAAGCCAGAATTTGCTTTAGCACAGAAATTTACTATGAGTACAAGGAACTCCAAAACTGGTATAACTATGGAAAATTTTGCTAGATGTTAAGTAATCAGTATAAAGTCTTGACGTATCCATCTTAAGGATATAGTCATAATATATAGGTAATCCTTTCTCCCGTTCTGTGAGAAATCCTATCCCATAGCTGTCAGGAGAGTATAAGGGAATTGTTATGTTAAAATTATGACAGGCTATGTAAGCTTATAGAAAACCTCCCTGCCAAATCATTTGCTTTCTATATTGAAGGAATACTgttatgaaacagaaagaaccttaaatatacatataattctgtgattatgtgaaaAATACGTATAAGTTAGGCTACCcataaatacaaacacaagACTAGAGTTTTTATACTTTAAATCTTTAGAATGAagagaatacattttaaaactaaaattagcATATTTAACTTTGATAAACATTGTGTAACAAAGATACTTACTAGCTGCCATTTCAGAAACAACCTTCACCAGAAGGAACTTCACCTGTGGATGGAAGATTTTTATGCCTGTGCGCAAAGCCTCTTCCCCCTTTGATTGGCTTGTTTGAGAATCACTCCAATCAATCAATGTGTTTGGCTactgaaaatgaggaaagaaataaataaaaaaaaaaaaaaaaaaaaaggcaggggaaaGTTGAAACTGTTAAATTGTTAATAAGGTGGGGTGGGGCTATAGATGGTTCTTTAGGGTCTGTTGTGGTCTTTCTTTAAGTTTCATTGTACGGAACATGCTGTAATAATAATGTCACtgataacattttcttttgttcttagCTTAGCTCTATTGAGAGTATAACAGGCTCTCTATGGtctcaaatattttctccttgtgTTTGTAGTTAAGAAACTAAatataaatttcctttttttttttttttttttttttttctgatgtgagCACAGTAATACTGCGATGTTTCAATTACTTTCCTTTTACTATTGTCACACACTTACATACCTGCTATCAGAATTGCAGTCACTGAGTTTTGTGGATAGCAGGTTCTTTAAATCATTGTGTTTTAGAGTTGACTTTTCTCAAATGCCTAAATAACTTTTTCACATGCCACTGAATCCttaggtgtttttatttttttatttttattttttttcctaagaaaataccaaaaagaGAGCAAGTACAATCCAGCCACTTGAGGGGAAGTGGTATGAAAGTAGGACTTCTACCTTTTCAGCCCTTTTCTTCTACGCTTTTATTACAGTTTATAATGCCTGTATATTGCAATCTGCTGGACTGATGAGGAGAGTATTCTCCAAAAATTCTGGGAAGGATTATTCATCGGTAAGCATGCAATGTTATGAGATTCCAAGCTAAAAGCAATACAGATAAATATCACgattaagaaaaatgttgctttttctgaATCTGAAATTAAACTGTTGACTCAGCTTGCAAACTTCTCCTACACTTTATTAAATCTTCTCAAGTTAATGCAGAAGTTCAAGTAGGTGCTTCTATCTTATTCTTAATACTCAGAAGTCTTCTCTTCTGAGAAACTCAATGTGGGAACATAGCACTTGCTTTCTGGATTAGCTCCACTTCTGCAGAGCTGATCTCCTTTCAGGTGGTCAATAGCTGACCTGTTGTCCTTCTGCCTATCAGATCATAAGATGCATGCACAGCTGTAGCACTGAAAGCCCTGAACAGGAGCGAGCATCCTTAAACGAATATTGTGCAGTTAAACACTACAAAGtgttcttaaattaaaaataaagtagtatTTCTTGTGCCtctgactttttgttttgttttgttttcttttcttttacatgtAAAACAGTGAAATGCACACACCATGCTATGTGATAAATGTTCCTGGAGGGTTTTGGAATCTCTTATTTGTATCAGACGTAcaggaaagcagctgcaaagagcaTGCAGAGTCATAGAAAAAACTCTATAGATTCTCCAGGACACCTGCTACTTCTCACCTTGCTTTTAAAGATCAGCCCCCAAAATGTGTAAGGTTGGTTGTCCTTAATGCAGTGCTTTGGCATGGCCCTGGGGATGGGTCTGTGAGGGCTCTTCTGGCTTGCAGCCTGAAGTCTTatattgtgttttcttcactggaGGAATTGTGATCAGTCTGCTGCTATAAGGAAAGTGAGCTGTGAGACTTCAGTTACCAATATTTACTGTTGATGACTGGTAAAATGATTTGCAGTTTTTCAGCCTCTGCTTCTCTAcacaaaaatcactgaaatggaAACTAAAAGGGAACCCCTACAGCCAGTTCAATTCTGTGGCATCGTTGCACTGCAGATGAGTTATTAAGAAAGCACTGAGCCTGTTGGGACAGCAAAAATACCTCCTGGTGGACCGTGGTTACAAAGGGCAGTGTGTTCACCTGCTGGCCTCCAAAAAGCAGTTCTCTCTAAAAAGGTTTTGGGGGAGTGGGAACATGATCCAGGAGAAGGGTAAGAGGTCTGGCCTCTGCTGTGTGAAGGTGCTAGTGACTAGTGCAAGAACCTGATCACAGAATGGAATAAACGTTGGTCCTAGGTGGTCGTGGCTTGGGGAAGTGTCCTTATCCTTCCCATGGAGAGGTAATTGTGTCTACAGAGCTTCAGGCCAATGGCTGGCTGTGATGCCAGGGCAGGAATTGTGTCTACCTGTGCCAGACAAGGAAATATATCTGACTGCAGGAATCAGCAGTGATGCATACAGTCACTGTAACATTTAACTATCTGAGAAACGTTTTCTTCTGTGCCAGGGCTGAAAGCATTTCTAACTCATTTTTTAGTCCTTAATTCTcagttatttttgcttattGTAGGCCTGAGGGGGGGTTGGCATTCTGCAGTTTCCAGTCCACCAGGATTCCCAGTTTCTCTTTCACATATCCTCACTGTGCTGTTGTTGAAACACTCCCAGGTGTTTTCCCCAAGGTACCTGTTTTTTCTGCCTGCCTCAAGGCACCCTTGCAGCATGAAGCCCACCCGTTCATCCCAAGACTGACATACTGCTGATCCCTGGCTGTGCTGTTCCTAGCCCTCTAGAAAGCACAGCTCCTGGCCCTAACCCCCCAAGTGATCTTTTTTACCCCGTTCCTGCTGAGTTCCTTGACAGGAGCACTTCTTTCCCTTCCATGAGCTCCCCCAACCACAACTCCAGCCTTTTCCTTCAACCTCTGACGCCTGTCCTGGAGCTGAAGATGAAATACTGCGTGGCCTTAGGACAGCTGAGATCTTTTCCTAATTGCAGTGGTATCACTTGGCTAAATCCGAACAAGTACAAAGTCTTAATtcccaaaagcagaaaaggtgaGTTTTTAGTGCTAGCACAAAATTTATCAATGATGTGTCTGTGTCCCTGCCTGTGCACCTCCTCCAGCCCTTACATAAACCCATCTCCACCCTGAAGCCTTTCCCCCCGTGCCCTTGCAGGggggctgctcagagctgtgcaATTCGGGAAGCTGGAAGCTTTTTGCTAATGTCTAGCCTAACTGCACACACATCTCCCCAGTGTCCTGGTGCCTGTCTGAAGTTTCTGTCTCTCTCCTGCCTCCATGGCAACATTTGCAGACTGCCATCAGAGCATTGCTCAGGTCTTGTTTTGCTCAGCTAACCATGACGAGCTCTTGCAGCAGCTTCTGGGTTTCTGCTCCCCTGCCCACTCCTTCCTGCGCTCATGGGGGCTGCAGGTCTCCCTCCTGAAGGAGTGTGATGGGCAGTGGGCTTCGGGCAGGGCTTCCTGGAGATAAAAGCAGTTTCCAGGGGAATAGCTTTGCTGATGAGTTGTTTGCTTGTATTTACCTTGCTTACAGCCGGTGACGCTCCTGCGGCTGTTTCCGATAGCAAGCACGCAAAGATGTGACGAGCTTCCCAGGCAATGAAATTCCAAATTACTGTGGAAATCCTGGTTAGTTCTTAGAGTGCACTTAGGAATTTTGGAACCAAACCTGGAACCTGCACTTTGCTGAAtcagcaggaaagcaaaataaatctttcctgGGTTTATCCGTTTTACCAAAGCAGAATCCTAGCTTTTCTGCCTAAGAATTAGGGGGAAATGCCCCCAGGCAGAGATGGCAGCAAGCACCATGAGGGTATGGCAATGCCTGTAAGGCCCTGCTGGGGGGATTTTTCCCCCTGGGCCTGGCTGATTTAAGCTGTCCCCAGGGGCAGAGACCCCACTTGGCTCCCCTGGAGCCACGACGTGCGGCACCCGTGAGGAGGCCACAAGAGAATTCGGTGCTGCGATAACGCGAACGCTTGGCGACGTGGGAGACTTACCCGAAAGCATTAATTAACTGTTTTAACgaaacacatgcaaaaatacTTCACAACACGTCTTTAGATAGAAGTTGCTGCGGGAATGTAGAGCGCTGTTAGGAAGTTATTTCAGGTGATGGTGTCTGCGGCCTAGAGCAGCTGAAGTTCTGCCTCGGAATGGGACTGGAATGACACCAGGTCAATAAGATCGGGATTACAGATGCGCTTTGCTGCGGACACATGTACACGAAGGCTGTCAATACTCTTTCTTAAGGATTATACAATCTATTCAATAACTTATTTCAGATAGATCTGCTCCACAGTACCTATACAGGAGCTGAGGTTTAATtagttttttcctttcctctctaaAGAGGCACAAATGCCCTCGATGCTGAAATCATTTTTTGCTAGTAGGGTGAATCTTTATCTTGTACTTGTCCAGCTAATGCACCATCACAGGTTAAACCTCGAGCAACTTTTGTTAAATAACAGGTGCTGCAGGAAGATAGATAAAATGGTCCCTTTCTGGTAATCCTGTTTTCCATGTAAATCCCAGCTAGGGAGGAGATTGTCTTAGACAAGAACAAATTGGGGAGAGCTCTCAGGCTGTGTGATATCTTGTCtcctttgcaggaaaaaaaaaaaaaaatcagattaatgAACATAATCAGATTAAGGCTAAATAAGGGAACATATCTTGGGGGCATCAGAAGTCTGCTGATACCAGAGAACTCTGTGGAAAACCAATGCTAGAGGCCCAGCTTTGCTCCCTCTGTTAAATGAACAGGGGCAGACGATGGCTTTCAGAGGAGTGCTGAGTGCTGgagagaggggcagggggctccggggggcaAAAGGGACAGAGGGAGTGGGGAGGTGGCCCTGAGACCACAGCTTTGGGCAAGTGGCAGCAAAATACAAGgtcctctgcctgctgtggaagaataagaaaaggggggatggctgaagaaggaggggatgggaagggagacagtgtttttttttctttgctgcccCATGCAGCAGTGCATGACAGATTCCcgaagcagcagcacccacatcCTCTGGTCTTTGTGGGAGAGACTTGGGAAGCTTTCTAAAAGAAAGTGATTCAGGAGATGAAGCGTGATAccaggaagaaagggagaaggtCAAGAACTTGAGGGGAAAGGGCGCTTGCAGCTCCTCTTCAGATGCATCTTCTGTTCTGTGGTGCTGGTTGTGCCTTTCGACAAAAACCTCTTAGCAACAGAACTTTCTGCTACTCTTAATGCCTAAATCCTGCTTGTTTTTAAGGACCTGAGCCCGTGCTGGGGTACGATGTGGGTTTCTGCCTTGGAGCAGGCTCCTTCCAACATTAAGTATCTCTCAAAACACtcaggcttttctttctgcatttatttccatgctTGACTTTGAAGTTCTCTGAGAGTTTCCCGGGGCAACCGAGGCGATGTTTGATGTGTGGTCTTCAGGACCAACACACAAACCTGAATGGAAGGCCTATGAAACATTACAAGACCTAAACCTGGGGTAGCCCAATTTTCTAAGTTCTTTATGTCTGGCTGATTTGTCTCAGACTTGACTAGCTCTGATTGTGGCTTTCTCCCTGCCTGGAATacttataaatataaattctaGTTCCATGAGGCCTTTCTGGATCCAGCAAGGTGTGAAAgcacactgcagctgctgcctctcaccCAGGGCACGTAGCATCTCTTCTCTCCTCATCACCAATCTGCAAATTTTTTTTGGCACTTGATTGCCTTGGAAGCAGCTTTGGAAATCAGAAAGGTGTAGGGTGGggccttgatttattttttttcctgtcttccctAACATAATCGGCTGAACAGGCTTAGGATAGCTGGAGGCAGTAATTCTTTTTGAGATGGGCACAACCATCAAATGAGTGAAaatctggggggagctggggaccAGGGAAGATAAGGGACACGGGGATGTCTCATCGTTTGTCACGGGTCTGTGTGGCATGGGCTGTCCTGCTCTGCGTGCTCCCAGGGGTCTGGATGTCACAGCAGCAGGTGACACCTATGCAGATTTGCTGTCAGCTGCTCCACTCCGAGAGGCTGCTGAAAAGTTGCGTGTGAACTTTCTCCAGGCTTCACCCGCGTTATAAAAGTGCACAGGTCAGCTTTCCACCGAGCTCAGTGTTGTGGGgacaagagcagagcagccgATGTCCCCAGCTCCTCGGGGACCCGAGCCTCATGAGCCCCAGCTGGGGGCATCCCGTGGGGATCTGCTCCTCGGCCTTCCTGCCCTTTTCCAACAGCCGTGGCTCCATTTCCAGCAGCCATCCCCTTCTTTTTGGGTAGCCAGGGTGGAAGATGGCCCGTGCAGAGGAGGACAGGTAAGGCGCCGTGCAATGGGAACGGTGAGgctggaaggggatgggggagCTGCGCCACGCTGCCTTGCcctgcttccctctcctccttcctgccaTCAGGCAGAGGCTGCTCGGGAGCAAACATCTCGTTACCGGAGAGAAATTGGCCGTCTGCCCGCGTCAGGTGCTGGCGTTACGAAATTCGGCAGCCAGCAGGCGACCTTGGCAGAGGTCGTGGCCAGGAGGTGCAAACCTGAAGCGGAGGCAGAGGCGTTGGTCGCCCAGACGTGTGCCCCTCTCTGAAATATAAACCTCCATCTCTTGGTGTGGCACAGCTGCATTTTACACGGATTTGCTGCCAGCCAGAACGAGCAGGGGGGTTTTGTGCCATAAAGGATCTGTCATCGGTGGCAgtcctgtgctctgcagcagatgCGGCTCTCCAGCGGATGACAGCGCTCACAATGCAGGGGATTGTGCTTTCAGCCGATCCTGTGATTTAATCCAAAGCGA
This region includes:
- the CMTR2 gene encoding cap-specific mRNA (nucleoside-2'-O-)-methyltransferase 2; translation: MNKCKKPYFEQTANLEKFSPEILSEVEKLFAKKFSYTKPPNKEWQLPDPSDAFTCDHKEFNSLLALKYSMNEVKNQLSDKNLDEWHQHTSLTNKAGKIISHVKKSVNAELCTQAWCKFHEILCTFPLLPPEALQEGELNSVHLCEAPGAFIASLNHYLKSHHIRCDWNWVANTLNPYHEANDTLTMIMDDRLIANTLPWWHFGPDNTGDVMTLKHLTGLQNFVSHMSTVHLVTADGSFDCQGNPGEQEALVSPLLYCEAVTALMILGAGGSFVLKMFTLFEHCSTNLLFLLNCCFEEVHVFKPATSKAGNSEAYVVCLRYMGRESVHLLLSKMIQNFGTEMVNKALFPQHVIPESFLKIHEECCMFFHKHQVETICENIQLFERMEEAEQTKLDKLRDCAVEFFMQKFHMKPITRNNWLVKKSQTGCSMNAKWFGQRNKYFSTYNERKMLETLTWDDKVAKGYFSKWAEEHNLNNAGKMCILEGLSDNINCNLWFILEGKRLPMVKCSPFCDGKVLENLNEAMNELVGRLKSRPVLQQCHSCEVLPGELVLAEVSDLFRSYQVALDEKRGDQLKCLVVDFPSLCDAENQTGMEVKLLDSATLLSFSFSLLYDGAPEYQQQLLECVLQSLNQLTVGDALILPILSSFTRFTAGLVFILHCCFRCITFACPMSHEPLRTSAALLCVGYRGIPGHVTEYLQQLHKLMSSLLDSDSPQQVLQFVPMESLLQGKLLEFLWDLNTAIAKRQLHLIVQAKQQQMTSDGSL